A genomic segment from Canis lupus baileyi unplaced genomic scaffold, mCanLup2.hap1 Scaffold_331, whole genome shotgun sequence encodes:
- the LOC140629894 gene encoding follitropin subunit beta: protein MRSVRFCFLLCCWRAACGAGCELTNVTIAVEKEECRFCISVNATWCAGYCYTRDLVYKDAARPSIQKTCTFRELAYETVRVPGCARHADSLHTYPVATECHCGRCDSDSTDCTVRGLGPGYCSFGEPQQ, encoded by the exons ATGAGGTCGGTCCGGttttgcttcctcctctgctgCTGGAGGGCGGCCTGTGGCGCGGGCTGTGAGCTGACCAACGTCACCATCGCGGTGGAGAAGGAGGAGTGTCGCTTCTGCATAAGCGTCAACGCCACCTGGTGTGCCGGCTACTGCTACACGCGG GATCTCGTGTACAAGGACGCGGCCAGGCCCAGCATCCAGAAGACATGCACCTTCAGGGAGCTGGCGTACGAGACGGTGAGAGTGCCCGGCTGCGCCCGCCACGCGGACTCCCTGCACACGTATCCAGTCGCCACCGAGTGTCACTGCGGCAGGTGTGACAGCGACAGCACCGACTGCACGGTGCGCGGCCTGGGGCCCGGCTACTGCTCCTTCGGAGAGCCGCAGCAGTGA